The following are from one region of the Lentimicrobiaceae bacterium genome:
- a CDS encoding GNAT family N-acetyltransferase: protein MNTVAFPKIETERLILRAFTIADSSEVQRMAGKVEIASNTLAMPFPYHDGMAEAWISTHQQEFEDHKSVILAIELKSQHILAGAIGLSLQFPYNNAELGYWIGQEYWGKGYCTEAVKAMIEFGFQHMKLHKIYANYFHNNPASGRVMEKAGMKYEATLKSHLLHWGEYKDLICYGIWNKQDELNIKY from the coding sequence ATGAACACAGTCGCTTTCCCAAAAATTGAAACAGAAAGGCTTATTCTCAGGGCTTTCACGATTGCTGATTCATCCGAAGTACAGCGCATGGCTGGAAAGGTTGAAATTGCATCCAACACTCTGGCTATGCCTTTCCCTTATCATGATGGCATGGCTGAAGCCTGGATCTCAACCCATCAACAGGAATTTGAAGACCATAAATCAGTGATACTGGCCATTGAGCTGAAATCGCAGCATATTCTTGCCGGCGCTATTGGTCTCAGCCTTCAGTTTCCCTATAACAATGCAGAACTGGGGTACTGGATTGGGCAAGAATATTGGGGGAAAGGTTATTGTACCGAAGCAGTAAAAGCTATGATTGAGTTTGGCTTTCAGCATATGAAGCTGCACAAAATTTATGCAAACTATTTCCACAACAATCCCGCCTCAGGGAGAGTAATGGAGAAAGCAGGAATGAAATACGAAGCTACATTAAAATCGCATTTATTACACTGGGGCGAATATAAAGACCTGATTTGCTATGGAATATGGAACAAACAGGATGAACTAAATATAAAATACTAA
- a CDS encoding SPOR domain-containing protein, giving the protein MNSSLIIRCAQRLAWKGILLMGFLVSLIGTSHQVYAQDSDYPEYDEIAVFLMIQGVGGYEMNAIYMDDKLYVPVTDLFQILKINHVASQNYDSVSGFFLQENNSYSISQPSLLITVGNNQIPIGKSALFKTDMGLYLRTDLFGKAFGLNLNFNFRSLSLELKTTLELPVIKELRLEQMRKNVNLLKGEISVDTTLKRNYHLFRGGMADWSVISSQASGSSGDTRASLALGAEALGGEVNVLLNYSQNSGFDKRQQQYRWRWANNDAKIVRQVSAGKIQTRSISSIYAPVIGISASNTPTTFRKSFGSYILSDYTEPGWTVELYINNVIVNYTTADASGFFSFEVPLVYGASQIMLKFYGPWGEERIREQTINVPYNFLPKGTAEYNVSSGIVRDSLNSIYSRAETFVGLHRNFTLGGGVEYLSSITTGKTIPFLSTSARFLKNFLFTGEYAYGVKARGLLNYRLPSNLVFELDYTNYVPGQKAISFNYLEERKASLSLPLKVGTFRSFARMSYKQNVLKEVTYSTAEVLFSTYFSGVSANISGFASWLTEGTPYIYSNIALGFKLGHNINIRPQAQVDITNKKLISIKTEIEKSFSRKAFLSLVYEENLRSALRSVEVSFRYDLPFAQTSASARMTNEQLLTTESARGSFAFGSGNGYVNIDNRSSVGRGGLTITPFLDINHNNKRDKNEPIATGLNIRMNGGRLLDYNKDSLLRIVELEPYASYLLEIDDNSFENIAWQLQSKTMRIQIDPNQFKKIDIPVKVMGEVNGMVYLKTGRNIKGQGRIIINFYDSTGQFVNRVLSEQDGFYNYLGFAPGRYTAAVDTIQLNRLNMTCEPAATEFEILPMSIGDIVDDISFTIISHDIQPTPEPQPEKSSQIKPVEKEQKPEIVKPQSKIEEPLPAKTDNAANKNNNESKLGKTNNSVEEIKKARLSGEAFKSDVLILQRKKVDIVFGDVDLEAGNFIVQTGAFEIKENAINQAGSLSKLTNSKCGVILEYKLYKVRFGYFATADEAVKCAEKLNKNGKYVFIGVLE; this is encoded by the coding sequence ATGAACAGCTCCCTGATCATTCGTTGTGCCCAAAGGCTGGCATGGAAAGGGATACTGTTGATGGGTTTTCTAGTTTCCCTTATCGGGACAAGCCACCAAGTGTACGCTCAGGACAGTGACTATCCTGAATACGACGAAATTGCCGTATTCTTAATGATTCAGGGAGTTGGCGGCTATGAAATGAATGCCATTTACATGGACGATAAACTTTATGTCCCTGTAACCGATCTATTCCAGATTCTTAAAATAAACCACGTCGCTTCACAAAATTATGATTCAGTAAGCGGTTTTTTCCTTCAGGAAAACAATTCTTACTCTATAAGCCAGCCATCACTGTTAATCACAGTAGGCAATAACCAGATACCCATCGGTAAATCGGCATTGTTTAAGACTGACATGGGATTATACTTACGCACCGATTTGTTTGGAAAAGCTTTCGGGTTGAATCTGAATTTCAATTTCAGGAGCCTTTCACTTGAATTGAAAACAACCCTTGAATTGCCTGTAATCAAAGAGTTGCGGCTAGAACAGATGCGTAAAAATGTGAATCTGCTTAAAGGAGAGATTTCAGTAGATACAACGCTTAAGCGCAACTACCATCTGTTCAGGGGTGGTATGGCAGATTGGTCAGTGATTTCATCACAGGCTTCCGGAAGTTCAGGCGATACGAGAGCAAGTCTGGCTCTTGGAGCAGAGGCCCTTGGAGGCGAAGTCAATGTTTTGCTCAATTATTCTCAAAATAGTGGATTTGACAAACGTCAGCAGCAATATCGCTGGCGATGGGCTAACAACGATGCAAAAATTGTAAGACAAGTCTCAGCCGGAAAAATACAAACACGCTCTATATCATCTATTTACGCCCCAGTAATTGGCATTTCAGCCAGTAACACTCCTACTACTTTCCGGAAATCTTTCGGTTCATACATACTTTCTGATTATACAGAACCCGGATGGACAGTTGAGCTATACATCAACAATGTAATTGTAAACTACACTACTGCTGATGCTTCAGGTTTTTTCAGTTTTGAAGTGCCTTTGGTTTATGGAGCTTCGCAAATAATGCTTAAGTTTTATGGCCCATGGGGAGAGGAAAGGATTCGCGAACAAACCATCAATGTCCCATACAATTTCCTTCCGAAAGGAACTGCCGAATATAATGTGAGCAGTGGAATTGTGCGCGACAGCCTCAATAGCATTTATTCGAGAGCTGAAACATTTGTGGGTTTGCACAGAAACTTCACATTAGGTGGCGGTGTAGAATATTTATCATCGATTACTACAGGTAAAACCATTCCTTTTCTTTCGACTTCGGCCCGGTTTCTGAAAAATTTCCTTTTTACAGGAGAATATGCTTATGGTGTAAAAGCCAGAGGACTGCTAAATTACCGGCTCCCTTCAAATCTGGTATTTGAACTGGATTACACCAACTATGTCCCCGGACAAAAAGCCATCAGTTTCAATTATCTTGAAGAGCGAAAAGCAAGCCTGTCGCTTCCGCTCAAAGTTGGCACATTCAGATCTTTTGCCAGGATGTCCTATAAACAAAATGTTCTGAAAGAAGTTACCTATTCCACTGCTGAAGTTTTATTTTCGACCTATTTCAGTGGCGTAAGTGCCAATATATCGGGCTTTGCCAGCTGGTTAACCGAAGGCACTCCCTATATTTATTCAAATATTGCATTGGGCTTTAAACTAGGGCATAATATCAACATCAGACCTCAGGCCCAGGTAGATATCACCAACAAAAAACTTATCTCCATCAAAACAGAGATTGAAAAAAGCTTTTCGCGAAAAGCGTTTCTTTCATTGGTTTATGAAGAAAACTTAAGATCAGCCCTCCGAAGCGTTGAAGTTTCATTCCGCTACGATTTACCCTTTGCCCAAACAAGTGCCTCTGCCAGAATGACCAATGAACAATTGCTGACCACCGAAAGTGCACGTGGCAGTTTTGCTTTTGGAAGCGGAAATGGATACGTTAATATTGACAACCGATCATCGGTAGGCCGCGGAGGTTTAACTATTACTCCGTTCTTAGATATCAACCACAACAATAAACGTGACAAGAATGAACCAATTGCCACTGGATTAAACATCAGAATGAACGGAGGCCGGTTGCTCGATTACAACAAAGATTCATTACTACGTATTGTTGAGCTTGAACCTTATGCCAGCTACCTGCTCGAAATTGACGACAACAGTTTTGAAAATATCGCCTGGCAACTTCAAAGCAAAACCATGCGCATCCAGATAGATCCGAATCAGTTTAAAAAAATTGACATACCCGTGAAAGTAATGGGTGAAGTAAATGGTATGGTTTATTTAAAAACCGGCCGCAATATTAAGGGGCAGGGCCGCATCATTATAAACTTTTACGACAGTACGGGCCAATTTGTAAACCGCGTGCTTTCAGAACAGGATGGTTTTTACAATTATCTTGGATTTGCCCCTGGCCGTTATACAGCTGCAGTTGACACCATACAATTAAACAGGCTTAACATGACCTGTGAACCCGCTGCAACAGAATTTGAAATACTGCCGATGTCTATTGGCGACATAGTGGATGACATTAGTTTTACCATTATTTCTCATGACATTCAGCCAACACCTGAACCCCAACCGGAAAAAAGCTCCCAAATAAAACCGGTTGAAAAAGAACAAAAACCTGAAATTGTTAAACCTCAGTCAAAAATTGAGGAGCCCTTACCTGCAAAAACTGACAATGCCGCAAATAAAAACAACAATGAATCAAAGTTGGGTAAAACAAATAATAGTGTAGAAGAAATAAAGAAAGCACGTCTGTCAGGTGAAGCATTTAAATCAGATGTATTAATACTTCAAAGAAAAAAGGTTGACATTGTTTTTGGAGATGTTGATTTGGAAGCCGGCAATTTTATTGTACAAACAGGGGCTTTTGAAATAAAGGAAAATGCAATAAACCAGGCCGGAAGTCTGAGCAAACTGACAAACAGCAAATGTGGAGTTATACTGGAATACAAACTGTACAAGGTAAGGTTTGGCTACTTTGCTACCGCCGATGAAGCAGTTAAATGTGCTGAAAAACTTAATAAAAATGGCAAATATGTATTTATAGGAGTGTTGGAATAG
- a CDS encoding DUF4402 domain-containing protein, whose product MSKENISRHIARLFTMVLLLLLANQALRAQEDPPKPMQVSTYQHLSFGAFINGNSGGTVTIEPGGNRSVTGDIIPVFLAHQYHPAIFEVEANAGVILSLINGPNVTLSGSNGGTIMLQLGSSLPVSPFINTTRPPFRTQVTVGGTITIGNSLANPPGDYTGEFFVTFVQE is encoded by the coding sequence ATGTCAAAAGAAAATATATCGAGGCATATAGCGCGTTTGTTCACAATGGTTCTGCTACTATTGCTGGCAAATCAGGCATTGCGTGCACAGGAAGATCCCCCAAAACCCATGCAGGTTTCAACCTACCAACATTTAAGTTTTGGTGCATTTATCAACGGAAACAGTGGCGGCACTGTTACTATTGAACCGGGCGGCAACAGAAGTGTAACGGGAGATATCATCCCGGTTTTTCTGGCTCACCAGTACCATCCTGCCATATTTGAAGTGGAAGCCAATGCCGGAGTTATTCTCAGTTTAATCAATGGGCCGAATGTTACTTTAAGTGGGAGTAACGGCGGTACAATTATGCTTCAACTGGGATCTTCATTGCCGGTTTCTCCATTTATCAACACCACCCGGCCACCATTCAGAACACAGGTAACTGTTGGAGGCACCATTACCATCGGCAATTCGCTGGCCAACCCTCCCGGTGACTATACAGGCGAGTTCTTTGTTACTTTTGTGCAGGAATAA
- a CDS encoding T9SS type A sorting domain-containing protein, which produces MMKTSPTCKPCFQTLFLIAVLIAVVGFNQFSQGQTVIYSETFESYTTTNSLNSTGTNQWLQLLIGDNNNPWGIGGSSEAISGSRSLTIYHNNGTAYTYRNNKATERIAYFSSKIDASQFYNLKLSFKWKCGGEVNYDYGRVVWSTDGSNWNDISTTNYNSQPTNQTVSDLNISQVDLQQFYLGFRWINDNNLGANPGFVIDDIVITGTPSPYLIITPASLDFGFTNNGSTSAEQTYTLSGTNLQGAPGNITINAPANFEVSLTSGTGFGSGLQVPFAGPTLAERTIYVRFKPTSANTNYTGVITHSGGGTFKPVAVSGTSAYCIPLYSTGTSDGDFISLVQLGSINNSTEALSSPYYYYYSNLSTDLNRNNSYTITLTAGTYPSGNNISVWIDYNQNGTFESSEKLGNVTLAASPASGTINFTVPADAITGTTRMRVREVWNNADFDPCATYQYGETEDYNINIINPCNVVLSLMSTETCVGATSGTGTITATGSGGTAPYVYSLNGGAFQSSGIFTGLNSGTYSVTVRDNYLCTATSSVSISEPAISPDDQTIAGTNTWTGHLYDGTNFNNYYGTFSESETFDQGFGGNTNCFTVNSSLGSRSVYTETFSVRYRMNSTRRGLYTVDLGSDDGSRLTIDGTLVYDNWRLQSFSTRSRVLMSLTGTSPLVYDFYENGGANRVIFQNLTLLLQNNLSTNTTQNICLGSSGAAIGGDVFGTLPSGISLAGTGYQWTYSITPTGPRIPISGATGATFTPNSATSPFNAEGTYYIYRNTSLSSTNNVSPIPYVATLESNAATIYVTALPVATFSYTGSPYCANAANPFPTFTGGGIAGTFSSTPGLVFVSTATGQVNLSLSTPGTYTVTNTIASSGGCPQVTASSTITITAALPASVSISANTGNTICAGTSVTFTATPTNGGNSPSYQWKLNGANVGSNSPTYTSASLVNGNTVSCVMTSNAPCATGSPATSNTITMTVNPVLPASVSIAASANPICAGTSVTFTATPTNGGTSPSYQWKLNGANVGSNSPTYTSTLLANGNTISCVMTSNAPCATGSPATSNTIVMEVSSLIGNNILNIAYGAHGTICATANENYSATIAAPSGTYFAHIVFASYGTPNGSCGNFTYSSCNATTSFPVTENYLLGNNAAVIPATNGVFTDPCVGTYKRYYVEAIYAEPICTGTSPGQIIGSVPTGGNGAFTYLWESSTTSATSGFGPASGVNNEQTYTAGNLSQTTWFRRTVFSGACSNTSRVLRITVTPTITNNSIASEQTICENAIPESLTGSTPGGGNGTFTYLWESSTTGSSSGFSPANGTNNSINYTPAALSVSTWYRRTVFSGGCSDISPSVKITVTPLPIASIQYPGTPYCSNAGLVSVSLTGSPGGTYSSSPVGLSMNTEDGEVNTIASVPGIYTVTYTIVASGGCSQVTATTTIEIKSDGVWTGTFSTDWNNTGNWECNILPTLSTNVIIPGSLVNYPTLSTGLTGKAKNITIQNGASLTVTGNTLQIAGDVSNSGIFTAGNGTIEMAGNSLQNITANLFADNTILNLTINNPSGVNLLGTLNISGVLKAQTGNLNTGGFLTLLSSSTQTALIDGSGNGEVTGNVTMQRYLPSGFGYKYFSSPFQSATVAGFGDDMNLNASFPSFYNYIENKESTGWSVYTDPSGLLNPLNGYCLNFGTDMAFVTADLTGIVNNHLIGPIALSNNNKTYTLGFNLIGNPYPSPIDWNAASGWTRNNIDDAIYFFDAGTTDQYTGTYSSYINGISSNGIASNIIPSMQGFFVHVSDGSYPVNGSLSINNPARINMLSPVFHKNLLDETRPIIKLQAAFNHENAQADPLVIYWDYAATATFDKKMDALKIYNTDINVPNLYALSDDRRRLSIGSFPFPEAKNEIPLGIKTEKGGSILLRLISENNLPAEYGIYLKDKASGKIQNLKLNPEYLLSVGTGLLEERLSIVFSNTDISQEAFGSDSFRAYVMDNTLFVSVLLKDEQVNVQLTNMAGQILLQKRLNGEGQHQLCPAPVTGIYLITFFTDMGTISKKIYIQ; this is translated from the coding sequence ATGATGAAGACCTCTCCAACCTGTAAGCCATGTTTTCAAACGCTATTTTTGATTGCTGTTTTAATTGCAGTTGTTGGGTTTAATCAATTTAGTCAGGGACAAACAGTTATATATAGTGAAACGTTTGAAAGCTATACAACAACAAATAGCCTAAATTCAACAGGAACAAATCAATGGCTTCAATTACTAATAGGAGACAACAACAATCCATGGGGAATTGGAGGCTCTTCAGAAGCAATATCTGGCTCAAGAAGTTTAACTATCTATCACAATAATGGGACAGCTTATACATATAGAAACAACAAAGCAACAGAAAGAATTGCTTATTTTTCATCTAAAATAGATGCCAGTCAATTCTACAACCTGAAATTAAGTTTTAAATGGAAATGTGGAGGAGAAGTTAATTATGATTACGGAAGGGTTGTTTGGTCTACAGATGGTTCAAACTGGAACGACATTTCAACGACTAATTATAACTCTCAACCGACAAATCAAACTGTTTCAGATTTAAATATTTCACAGGTTGATCTACAACAGTTTTATTTAGGATTTAGATGGATTAACGATAATAATTTAGGAGCAAATCCAGGCTTTGTAATAGACGATATTGTCATCACTGGCACACCCTCACCATATTTAATAATCACGCCTGCATCTCTTGACTTCGGCTTTACAAATAATGGCAGCACCTCTGCCGAACAAACCTATACCCTAAGTGGTACAAACCTCCAGGGAGCTCCCGGAAATATCACCATCAACGCTCCTGCCAATTTTGAAGTATCGCTTACTTCAGGCACAGGCTTTGGCTCAGGTTTGCAGGTGCCTTTTGCAGGCCCTACCCTTGCCGAAAGAACTATATATGTAAGATTTAAACCAACATCAGCCAATACAAATTATACAGGAGTTATTACCCACTCGGGTGGAGGCACTTTCAAACCTGTGGCTGTCTCAGGCACTTCGGCATATTGCATACCATTATATTCTACCGGAACAAGCGATGGCGACTTTATCTCACTTGTACAATTGGGCAGTATCAACAATTCAACCGAAGCGCTGTCTTCTCCCTACTATTATTATTACAGCAATTTATCAACTGATTTAAACCGGAACAATTCCTATACCATAACCCTGACAGCTGGCACTTATCCTTCAGGAAACAATATTTCAGTCTGGATAGATTACAATCAAAACGGAACTTTTGAATCATCAGAAAAGCTTGGCAATGTAACCCTTGCAGCCTCTCCGGCCTCAGGTACAATCAACTTCACTGTACCTGCAGATGCCATCACCGGAACCACCCGTATGAGGGTAAGGGAGGTATGGAACAATGCTGATTTTGACCCATGCGCAACTTATCAATATGGCGAAACTGAAGATTACAACATAAACATTATCAACCCCTGCAATGTAGTTTTATCCTTAATGTCTACCGAAACCTGCGTTGGAGCCACTTCAGGAACCGGTACAATTACAGCTACTGGAAGCGGAGGCACAGCCCCTTACGTATATAGTCTGAACGGCGGAGCATTTCAATCCTCAGGGATATTTACAGGATTAAACTCTGGCACATACTCAGTAACTGTGAGGGATAACTATCTGTGTACGGCCACTTCATCAGTTAGCATTTCAGAGCCCGCTATATCGCCTGACGATCAAACAATTGCCGGGACAAACACTTGGACTGGCCATCTTTATGACGGGACCAACTTCAATAATTACTACGGAACGTTTTCAGAATCAGAAACATTCGACCAGGGATTTGGTGGCAACACCAACTGCTTTACAGTAAATTCCAGTCTTGGAAGCCGTTCTGTATATACTGAAACATTCAGTGTAAGATACAGAATGAATTCAACCCGCAGAGGGTTATACACTGTTGATTTAGGTTCAGATGACGGAAGTCGCTTAACCATTGATGGAACATTGGTATATGACAATTGGAGACTTCAATCATTCAGCACCCGATCACGTGTATTGATGAGCCTGACAGGAACAAGCCCTCTAGTGTATGATTTTTATGAAAATGGAGGTGCAAACAGGGTGATTTTTCAGAACCTCACCTTACTGTTACAAAACAATCTATCAACCAATACTACCCAAAATATTTGCCTTGGAAGTTCAGGAGCTGCTATTGGTGGAGATGTGTTTGGCACTTTACCATCAGGCATCAGTTTAGCAGGCACAGGATATCAATGGACATACAGCATCACACCAACCGGGCCGAGAATTCCTATTTCAGGAGCAACCGGTGCAACCTTTACACCCAACTCAGCAACATCACCTTTCAATGCAGAGGGCACCTATTATATTTATAGAAATACCAGCCTGAGCAGCACAAATAACGTCTCTCCCATCCCTTATGTAGCTACACTTGAATCAAATGCTGCAACCATTTATGTTACAGCTTTACCTGTAGCAACATTCAGTTATACAGGCTCGCCTTATTGCGCTAATGCAGCCAATCCTTTTCCAACGTTTACGGGTGGTGGAATTGCCGGAACTTTTTCTTCCACACCCGGGCTGGTGTTCGTAAGTACAGCTACCGGACAGGTTAATTTATCATTAAGTACACCCGGCACGTATACAGTTACCAATACTATCGCTTCTTCGGGCGGTTGTCCTCAAGTTACAGCTTCCTCAACTATTACAATTACCGCAGCACTTCCTGCCTCTGTTTCAATTTCGGCCAATACCGGAAATACCATTTGTGCCGGTACAAGCGTTACATTTACTGCAACTCCCACCAATGGTGGCAACTCTCCTTCCTATCAGTGGAAGCTTAATGGCGCCAATGTGGGGAGCAACAGCCCCACTTATACCAGTGCGTCTCTGGTGAACGGAAATACCGTTTCCTGCGTGATGACTTCGAATGCGCCTTGCGCAACGGGAAGTCCGGCTACTTCCAACACCATTACTATGACGGTAAACCCGGTTTTACCGGCTAGTGTAAGCATTGCCGCTTCGGCAAACCCGATTTGTGCAGGTACAAGCGTTACATTTACTGCAACTCCCACCAATGGTGGCACTTCTCCTTCCTATCAGTGGAAGCTTAATGGCGCCAATGTGGGGAGTAACAGCCCAACTTATACCAGTACGTTACTGGCGAACGGAAATACCATTTCCTGCGTGATGACTTCGAATGCGCCTTGCGCAACGGGGAGTCCGGCTACTTCCAACACCATTGTTATGGAAGTCAGCTCATTGATTGGCAACAATATTTTGAATATTGCTTATGGGGCTCACGGTACAATCTGTGCAACTGCCAATGAAAATTATAGTGCCACCATAGCCGCTCCTTCAGGAACTTATTTTGCACATATTGTATTTGCCAGTTACGGAACTCCCAATGGGTCATGTGGAAATTTCACATACAGTTCATGCAACGCAACAACCAGTTTTCCAGTTACAGAAAATTACCTGCTTGGAAATAACGCTGCTGTAATACCAGCTACCAACGGTGTATTTACCGACCCATGTGTAGGAACTTATAAGAGATATTATGTTGAAGCCATTTATGCTGAGCCGATATGCACCGGCACTTCTCCCGGGCAAATCATTGGTTCAGTTCCTACTGGTGGTAACGGTGCATTTACCTATTTGTGGGAAAGCAGTACAACCAGTGCAACCAGTGGATTTGGCCCTGCATCAGGTGTTAATAATGAGCAAACCTATACAGCAGGTAACTTAAGCCAAACCACATGGTTCAGAAGAACAGTTTTTTCAGGTGCCTGCAGCAATACATCCAGGGTGCTCCGGATTACTGTAACGCCAACAATTACAAACAACTCCATAGCTTCTGAGCAAACCATCTGTGAAAATGCAATCCCTGAATCCCTGACCGGATCAACTCCCGGCGGTGGAAATGGCACATTTACATACCTTTGGGAAAGTAGCACAACCGGCTCATCATCAGGATTTTCTCCGGCAAATGGAACAAATAACTCAATAAACTACACTCCGGCAGCATTATCTGTTTCAACCTGGTACAGAAGAACAGTATTTTCAGGGGGATGCTCTGATATTTCTCCATCAGTTAAAATTACAGTAACACCTTTACCCATTGCCAGCATTCAATACCCGGGCACACCATATTGTTCAAATGCAGGCCTTGTGTCCGTTTCGTTAACAGGCTCACCCGGTGGAACTTACAGCTCATCCCCTGTCGGACTCTCGATGAATACTGAAGATGGAGAAGTTAACACAATAGCCAGTGTACCAGGAATATACACCGTTACGTATACAATTGTTGCTTCGGGAGGCTGCAGTCAGGTAACCGCAACTACCACCATAGAAATTAAGTCAGACGGAGTATGGACCGGCACTTTTAGCACTGACTGGAACAACACCGGTAACTGGGAATGCAACATCCTTCCCACTTTATCCACAAACGTGATCATTCCCGGAAGCCTGGTTAATTATCCAACACTCAGCACAGGCCTCACCGGAAAAGCAAAAAACATAACCATTCAGAACGGAGCATCACTCACTGTAACCGGGAATACGCTTCAGATAGCCGGGGATGTTTCCAATAGCGGAATATTTACTGCAGGCAATGGTACAATTGAAATGGCGGGTAACTCACTGCAAAACATTACCGCCAATCTATTCGCTGACAACACTATTCTTAACTTAACCATCAATAACCCTTCAGGTGTTAACCTGCTTGGCACATTGAATATCAGTGGAGTATTAAAAGCGCAGACCGGTAATTTGAATACGGGAGGTTTCCTGACCCTTTTGTCTTCGTCAACCCAAACTGCCCTGATTGACGGTTCAGGGAATGGTGAAGTTACAGGCAATGTTACGATGCAACGCTATTTGCCTTCCGGTTTCGGGTACAAATATTTCAGCTCTCCTTTCCAATCAGCCACAGTTGCCGGATTTGGTGATGACATGAATTTAAACGCATCATTCCCTTCGTTTTATAATTACATTGAAAACAAAGAATCAACCGGTTGGAGTGTTTACACCGACCCCTCAGGATTATTAAACCCATTGAATGGTTATTGTTTGAACTTTGGAACTGATATGGCCTTTGTTACTGCAGACTTAACAGGCATTGTAAATAATCATCTCATTGGCCCCATTGCACTTTCTAACAATAATAAAACGTACACTTTGGGATTTAACCTTATTGGAAACCCATACCCATCACCTATTGATTGGAATGCTGCAAGTGGCTGGACAAGGAACAACATTGATGATGCCATCTATTTCTTTGATGCAGGAACCACCGATCAATACACTGGAACATACAGCAGTTATATCAATGGTATTTCAAGCAATGGTATAGCTTCAAACATCATTCCTTCCATGCAGGGGTTCTTCGTACATGTGTCAGATGGCTCGTACCCGGTAAATGGCTCATTGAGTATTAATAATCCAGCCAGGATAAATATGTTATCTCCTGTCTTTCACAAGAACCTTCTGGATGAAACCAGACCAATAATAAAACTTCAGGCTGCCTTTAATCATGAAAATGCACAAGCTGACCCACTGGTTATTTATTGGGATTATGCAGCAACTGCAACTTTTGACAAAAAAATGGATGCCTTAAAAATATACAATACTGATATCAATGTACCTAATTTATATGCATTATCAGATGATAGGCGAAGGCTTTCCATTGGTTCATTCCCATTTCCTGAAGCAAAGAATGAAATCCCTCTTGGCATCAAAACTGAAAAAGGCGGCTCCATTTTACTACGCTTAATATCAGAGAATAATTTACCGGCTGAATACGGTATTTATTTAAAAGACAAGGCTTCTGGAAAAATACAAAACCTCAAGTTAAATCCTGAATATTTGTTGTCGGTTGGAACCGGCTTACTTGAAGAACGTTTATCTATTGTTTTCAGTAATACTGACATTTCGCAGGAAGCATTCGGCAGCGACAGCTTCAGAGCGTATGTAATGGATAATACTTTGTTTGTCAGTGTTTTATTGAAAGACGAACAGGTAAATGTGCAGCTAACCAATATGGCCGGTCAGATTCTTCTTCAAAAGAGACTGAATGGTGAAGGTCAGCATCAACTGTGTCCGGCTCCGGTTACCGGCATTTATCTCATCACTTTCTTTACCGATATGGGTACTATTTCGAAAAAAATATACATTCAATAA